A genomic segment from Lignipirellula cremea encodes:
- a CDS encoding NPCBM/NEW2 domain-containing protein, whose protein sequence is MIATFPYSSDRYRMPDQNGRPSCTACFLFAFVLLLAMRASDSLAEEVWLHDNTRVYGLIRGVTSQGELQVLQATGDEARLPLENVIAIRFLGRTPLLIQSGAQEFRLQGGSRLRGQILQNEGDLLQLETAVAGAMAVNFSRLRGFVSLPLAGFSGRKAEELVDTPDGRYSPALDIVLDRRGSTYPGVVRRLTRTDLDLDHEELLQVVPVKILYVAGVRLADAARDPLPPWQGEVRVRITGRDESIVEGVLQQIRLGRWSVRPVWSPEEELQIDVEEIALVQVLGGRVQYLSQLEPTAAEESTVLAPPQPYRMDAAAQGGAITIAGKRYPWGIGVHADSSLEFELGGRFQEFRADVGLAGDGEQGSVIFKVFGDDRELYSSGVVKSPQAAPMSVQVSVAGVKKIRLEVTSAGDLDLGDAANWGSARVVR, encoded by the coding sequence ATGATCGCAACGTTCCCTTATTCATCCGACCGGTATCGAATGCCTGATCAAAACGGCCGCCCGTCTTGCACGGCCTGCTTCCTTTTCGCATTCGTGCTGCTGCTCGCCATGAGGGCCAGCGATTCCCTCGCGGAGGAAGTCTGGCTGCACGATAATACACGCGTGTACGGCCTCATCCGCGGCGTCACTTCCCAGGGAGAACTGCAGGTGCTCCAGGCGACGGGCGACGAGGCGCGATTGCCGCTGGAGAATGTCATCGCCATTCGCTTTCTCGGCCGCACTCCGCTCCTCATTCAAAGCGGCGCGCAGGAGTTTCGCCTGCAGGGCGGCAGCCGACTGCGGGGCCAGATCCTGCAGAACGAAGGCGACCTGCTGCAGCTGGAAACGGCGGTCGCCGGCGCCATGGCGGTCAACTTCAGTCGGCTCCGCGGCTTCGTCTCCCTGCCGCTGGCCGGTTTCTCGGGGCGCAAAGCGGAAGAGCTGGTCGACACGCCCGACGGACGCTACAGCCCCGCGCTCGATATCGTGCTGGATCGTCGCGGCTCTACCTACCCAGGCGTGGTCCGCCGCCTGACCCGCACTGACCTGGATCTTGATCACGAAGAACTGCTCCAGGTCGTGCCCGTGAAGATCCTGTATGTGGCTGGCGTGCGGCTGGCCGACGCCGCCCGGGACCCGCTGCCGCCGTGGCAAGGAGAGGTGCGCGTCCGCATTACGGGACGGGATGAAAGCATCGTCGAAGGCGTCCTGCAGCAGATCCGCCTGGGGCGCTGGAGCGTCAGGCCAGTCTGGTCGCCAGAGGAAGAGCTGCAGATCGATGTCGAAGAGATCGCCCTGGTGCAGGTGCTGGGGGGACGGGTCCAGTACCTGTCGCAACTGGAGCCGACCGCGGCTGAAGAATCGACCGTGCTGGCGCCTCCGCAGCCGTACCGGATGGATGCAGCCGCCCAGGGCGGAGCAATTACGATCGCCGGCAAACGCTATCCCTGGGGGATTGGCGTCCATGCCGATTCCTCGCTGGAATTCGAGCTTGGCGGCCGCTTCCAGGAGTTCCGCGCCGACGTCGGCCTGGCCGGCGACGGGGAACAAGGAAGCGTCATTTTCAAAGTGTTCGGCGACGATCGCGAGCTGTACAGCAGCGGCGTGGTAAAGAGCCCGCAGGCGGCTCCGATGTCGGTGCAAGTTTCCGTGGCTGGCGTGAAAAAGATCCGCCTTGAAGTCACTAGCGCCGGCGACCTGGACCTGGGCGACGCCGCTAACTGGGGCTCCGCACGTGTTGTCCGTTAA